From one Luteolibacter sp. SL250 genomic stretch:
- a CDS encoding ATP-binding protein has protein sequence MSPASRPYSEHLDSLIERIGVEPLGDIIGQLLKISATTLRVERVSYWTIRDGGKAIHREHQYYLSTDELDSSSLLLTDGMLPVYFSSLHQGMSLIVSPDAKTDPRLLEFQQGEFGYLGIGAMLDAPVHRQGRLTGIICHEHLGGPREWSARDIDFARHVAQWIALAMEIDDRQQTKEALRESEERYHLAMEHSPTPTVVVDIRTGLFVDGNASALTFFGVDRATLMKHSPEDFSPETQPDGLPSRETSRGHIERALAGEHPSFEWIHQNIHGDEIPTYVHLSSLPDGGAPKIIAAIIDRTEQVRTERTIRRALENERELNELRTRFTSIVSHEFRTPLGIIMSAIELLRNYFDRLDLERRKELFDDIHSATRRMGVLMEQVLVLGRADVGKLTFTPVPIDLPSVCEKLVDESQSATVMRCVVDIHFEDDLSGAMSDEPLLRHIFTNLLSNAAKYSPEGSKVEFRVRRDGYDALFDVIDRGIGIPEEDQPRIFEAFQRAGNVGEISGSGLGLLIAKRCVEMHGGEIGFVSAPGEGTTFTVRLPIFS, from the coding sequence ATGAGTCCAGCGTCCCGACCCTACAGTGAGCATCTCGACAGCCTCATCGAGCGGATCGGGGTGGAGCCGCTGGGAGACATCATCGGGCAGTTGCTCAAAATAAGCGCCACCACCCTGAGGGTGGAGAGGGTGAGTTACTGGACCATCCGGGATGGGGGAAAGGCGATCCACAGGGAACACCAGTACTATCTCTCAACGGATGAACTGGATTCCTCCAGCCTGCTCCTCACGGACGGGATGCTGCCCGTTTATTTCTCATCCCTGCACCAAGGGATGAGCCTGATCGTCTCACCGGACGCGAAGACTGACCCCCGCCTCCTGGAGTTTCAGCAAGGGGAGTTCGGTTACCTTGGCATCGGCGCCATGCTGGACGCACCTGTCCACCGGCAGGGGCGCCTGACGGGCATCATCTGCCATGAACATCTGGGCGGACCACGGGAATGGAGCGCGCGGGACATTGATTTCGCCCGCCATGTCGCCCAGTGGATCGCCCTGGCAATGGAGATCGACGACCGGCAGCAGACCAAGGAGGCGCTCCGTGAGAGTGAGGAGCGCTATCACCTCGCCATGGAGCATTCCCCGACCCCCACGGTGGTCGTGGACATCAGGACCGGCCTGTTCGTGGATGGGAATGCCAGCGCGTTGACCTTCTTCGGGGTGGACCGTGCGACGCTCATGAAACATTCCCCGGAGGATTTCAGCCCGGAGACCCAGCCGGACGGACTGCCGAGCAGGGAGACGTCGAGGGGGCACATCGAAAGGGCCCTAGCGGGGGAGCATCCCAGCTTCGAGTGGATCCACCAGAACATCCATGGGGATGAAATCCCCACGTATGTCCATCTTTCCTCCCTGCCTGACGGAGGAGCTCCGAAAATCATCGCCGCCATCATCGACCGCACCGAGCAGGTCCGTACGGAGCGGACCATCCGCCGGGCGCTGGAGAACGAACGGGAACTCAACGAGCTGCGCACCCGGTTCACCTCGATTGTTTCGCATGAGTTCAGGACTCCGCTGGGCATCATCATGTCCGCCATCGAGCTCCTGCGGAACTACTTCGACCGGCTGGATCTGGAGCGCCGCAAGGAGTTGTTCGACGACATCCATTCCGCCACCCGCCGGATGGGCGTCCTGATGGAACAGGTCCTGGTGCTGGGCCGGGCGGACGTCGGCAAGCTGACCTTCACTCCGGTGCCCATTGATCTTCCCAGCGTTTGTGAGAAACTGGTCGATGAGTCCCAGTCCGCGACCGTCATGCGCTGTGTGGTGGACATCCACTTTGAGGATGATCTTTCGGGCGCCATGTCGGATGAGCCGCTTCTCCGCCATATCTTCACCAATCTCCTCTCCAACGCCGCGAAATATTCCCCGGAAGGCTCCAAGGTGGAGTTCCGGGTCCGCAGGGACGGCTATGATGCCTTGTTCGATGTCATCGACCGGGGGATCGGCATTCCGGAGGAAGACCAGCCGCGAATTTTCGAAGCCTTCCAGAGGGCCGGCAACGTGGGGGAAATCTCGGGAAGCGGTCTGGGCCTGTTGATCGCCAAGCGCTGCGTCGAGATGCACGGCGGTGAGATCGGGTTCGTTTCCGCTCCCGGGGAAGGGACCACGTTCACCGTCCGGCTGCCGATCTTCTCCTGA
- a CDS encoding globin domain-containing protein: MRKSFALLERQSHVAALVFYQNLFKLNPELRASFDTDIESRAFTLMDKLANALSLLEKPDELIPALEDLGAKHLEYESEADNFKNVAAALLLMLSNVLGKSFDEETRAAWIRLCEVVDEYRPKLSR; this comes from the coding sequence TTGCGAAAGTCATTCGCCCTTCTGGAACGACAGAGCCATGTGGCGGCTCTGGTCTTCTATCAGAACCTCTTCAAGCTGAATCCGGAGCTGCGGGCATCATTCGACACGGACATCGAATCAAGGGCGTTCACGCTGATGGACAAGCTCGCCAATGCATTGAGCCTGTTGGAGAAGCCCGACGAATTGATCCCCGCGCTGGAGGACCTGGGAGCCAAACACCTGGAGTACGAATCTGAAGCCGACAACTTCAAGAATGTGGCGGCCGCCCTGCTGCTGATGCTTTCCAACGTGCTGGGCAAAAGCTTCGACGAAGAAACGCGGGCCGCCTGGATCCGGCTTTGCGAGGTGGTGGATGAATATCGGCCCAAGCTTTCACGCTAG
- a CDS encoding response regulator transcription factor, translated as MKKILVIEDQAPMRRNIALMLEMEGFAVITAENGRIGVEQALKDCPDLVICDVMMPELDGHGVVQTLRASPETATVPFIFLTARSDKGDLRIGMNFGADDYLIKPVVREDLLAAVEVRLARAEAIEARLQSATTANGVGFSPDFSSHEPLGGLGLTNREAEVLLWVAQGKSNGDVAGILGMSEKTVKQHMGSVFEKLGVENRNAAAMLAVEVLSRPKVK; from the coding sequence ATGAAGAAGATTCTCGTCATTGAAGACCAAGCGCCGATGCGTCGGAATATTGCATTGATGCTTGAGATGGAAGGATTTGCGGTGATCACCGCGGAGAACGGGAGGATCGGCGTGGAGCAAGCCCTCAAGGATTGTCCGGATCTGGTGATCTGTGATGTGATGATGCCGGAACTGGACGGCCACGGAGTGGTGCAGACCTTGCGGGCTTCTCCGGAGACCGCCACCGTGCCGTTTATTTTCCTCACCGCCCGCAGCGACAAAGGTGACCTCCGGATCGGCATGAACTTCGGCGCGGACGATTATCTGATCAAACCGGTGGTCCGGGAGGACCTGCTGGCTGCGGTCGAGGTGCGGCTCGCCCGTGCGGAAGCGATCGAGGCCCGCCTCCAGTCCGCCACGACCGCCAATGGCGTCGGCTTCAGTCCGGATTTCTCTTCCCATGAACCTCTCGGCGGCCTCGGCCTCACCAACCGTGAGGCGGAGGTGCTGCTATGGGTGGCGCAGGGCAAGAGCAATGGTGATGTCGCCGGGATCCTCGGGATGAGCGAAAAAACGGTGAAGCAGCACATGGGCAGTGTTTTTGAGAAGCTCGGTGTCGAGAACCGCAACGCGGCCGCGATGCTGGCCGTCGAGGTGCTGAGCCGGCCGAAGGTGAAGTGA
- a CDS encoding DUF1592 domain-containing protein, which yields MRLPAFHVSGLAILAAAGFASAEDAASQQRILQDFLGNYCLDCHDKESEKGDREFETFKLPLDSEAALISAKEIIDQITLKEMPPKKADQPDDEERLAVLRVLREGSQAARGKIASSGGRTVMRRLSSREYENTLTTLFGRRLDTLGLTADFPKEKTTQHLDTIGQSLVTSSFLVDQYFQAANRLVETRLGKPPTEPQTWTFNSNFVQYEELQGSHKKVFNFRYLNLYEQPNTDTRQGGYGHIEDFKKGVPVSGLYDLEVEAQAMHRDTHYDPEIFGIDFSEPFIIGVVPGDVTKGHIHYPQSIEPLLASSTVPDDKPTRLKFRVWLEGGQTPRFIFPNGPYESRASVINVNKRYKDDFGGRTEKSDVSRAILLEEGKLPHIRISEIKIHGPLKEEGGGAEERAVFGKEGFQESRALEQLHAFAEKAYRRPLTDSDRQPIRALHEKRLAEKATPRQAALDALKLILCSPSFIYLSEITEEPSQALKPYDLATRLSYALWSAPPDAELLAAAKSGKLTEDAELEKQIQRMLADKQVSGFIQGFTDSWLNLRDLGGMPPPRETNRSYYAEDLPSSMKEEVRLFFQDMLTHNGPVAGFLNAEHTFADKKLAKLYGLPEQQSLRLADGFRKVNLKGNAHRGGLMGMAGVLTVSANGVETSPVTRGVWVSENLLGIHPPPPPDEVPAIEPDVSGATTIRERLAKHSSDKTCAECHRKIDPLGFSLESFDPVGRWREYYPKPKKGGAPKVDSSGEFPSGEGYQDFAGFRKIVLETRSGLFTRHLVRQMLAYSTGRLMETADDFAVEDILKAAEKDNQGLRSLVVECLKSEVFRTR from the coding sequence ATGCGCCTGCCAGCTTTCCATGTCAGCGGTCTCGCCATACTGGCGGCCGCCGGTTTCGCCTCCGCGGAGGACGCGGCTTCCCAGCAGAGGATTCTGCAGGATTTCCTGGGGAACTACTGCCTGGACTGCCATGACAAGGAGTCAGAGAAGGGCGACCGGGAGTTCGAGACGTTCAAGCTGCCGCTGGATTCCGAAGCGGCGCTCATTTCCGCGAAGGAGATCATCGACCAGATCACGCTGAAGGAGATGCCGCCGAAAAAGGCGGACCAACCGGACGACGAGGAGCGTCTGGCGGTGCTGCGGGTGCTGCGGGAAGGCTCCCAGGCGGCACGCGGAAAGATCGCCAGTTCCGGCGGACGCACGGTGATGCGGCGGCTTTCCAGCCGGGAGTATGAGAACACGCTCACCACGCTGTTCGGACGGCGGCTGGACACGCTGGGCCTGACGGCGGATTTTCCGAAGGAAAAGACCACCCAGCATTTGGACACCATCGGCCAGTCGCTGGTGACCTCCAGCTTCCTGGTGGACCAATATTTCCAGGCGGCCAACCGGCTGGTGGAAACCCGCTTGGGCAAGCCGCCCACGGAGCCACAGACGTGGACCTTCAACAGCAATTTCGTCCAATATGAGGAGCTGCAGGGATCACACAAAAAGGTCTTCAACTTCCGCTACCTGAACCTCTACGAACAGCCGAACACGGACACCCGGCAGGGTGGCTACGGCCACATCGAGGACTTCAAGAAAGGGGTGCCCGTTTCCGGTCTCTACGACCTGGAGGTGGAGGCGCAGGCCATGCACCGGGACACCCACTACGACCCGGAGATCTTCGGCATCGACTTTTCCGAGCCCTTCATCATCGGAGTCGTCCCCGGGGACGTCACGAAGGGCCATATCCACTACCCGCAGTCCATCGAGCCTCTGCTGGCCAGCTCCACGGTGCCGGATGACAAGCCCACCCGGCTGAAGTTCCGCGTCTGGCTGGAAGGCGGGCAGACGCCGCGCTTCATCTTCCCGAACGGACCGTATGAGTCCCGCGCCTCCGTCATCAACGTGAACAAGCGTTACAAGGACGACTTCGGCGGACGCACGGAGAAGTCGGACGTGAGCCGCGCCATCCTGCTGGAGGAAGGCAAACTGCCGCACATCCGCATCAGCGAGATCAAGATCCACGGCCCCCTCAAGGAAGAGGGCGGCGGCGCGGAAGAGCGCGCCGTATTCGGAAAGGAAGGCTTCCAGGAAAGCCGGGCCCTGGAGCAACTCCACGCCTTCGCCGAAAAGGCCTACCGCCGCCCGCTCACGGACAGCGACCGCCAGCCGATCCGCGCGCTCCATGAGAAGAGGCTGGCGGAAAAGGCCACACCGCGGCAGGCCGCGCTGGATGCGCTCAAGCTCATCCTATGCTCGCCCTCCTTCATCTATCTGAGTGAGATCACGGAGGAACCGTCACAGGCGTTGAAACCTTACGATCTGGCGACTCGTCTTTCCTACGCCCTGTGGAGCGCGCCGCCGGATGCGGAGCTGCTGGCAGCCGCCAAGTCCGGCAAGCTCACTGAAGACGCGGAGCTGGAAAAGCAGATCCAGCGCATGCTGGCCGACAAGCAGGTGAGCGGATTCATCCAGGGCTTCACCGACAGTTGGCTGAATCTGCGGGATCTCGGCGGCATGCCACCACCCCGTGAAACGAACCGCTCTTACTACGCGGAGGATCTGCCGTCCTCCATGAAGGAAGAGGTGAGGTTGTTCTTCCAGGACATGCTCACCCACAATGGCCCGGTGGCAGGCTTCCTGAACGCCGAACACACCTTCGCCGACAAGAAACTGGCGAAGCTCTACGGCCTGCCGGAGCAACAATCCCTGCGCCTTGCGGATGGATTCCGGAAGGTCAACCTGAAAGGCAACGCCCACCGCGGCGGCCTGATGGGCATGGCAGGAGTCCTCACCGTCAGTGCGAACGGAGTGGAAACCTCCCCCGTCACACGCGGAGTCTGGGTCAGCGAGAATCTGCTGGGCATCCATCCGCCACCACCACCGGATGAGGTGCCCGCCATCGAGCCGGATGTCTCCGGGGCCACCACCATCCGCGAACGGCTGGCAAAGCACAGCTCGGACAAGACCTGCGCGGAATGCCACCGGAAGATCGACCCCCTCGGCTTCAGCCTGGAGAGCTTCGACCCGGTGGGCCGCTGGCGCGAGTACTACCCGAAGCCCAAGAAAGGCGGGGCGCCCAAGGTCGATTCCTCCGGCGAGTTCCCATCCGGGGAAGGCTACCAGGACTTCGCCGGATTCCGGAAGATCGTCCTCGAAACACGCAGCGGACTTTTCACCCGCCATCTGGTCCGCCAGATGCTCGCCTACAGTACCGGCCGGCTGATGGAAACAGCGGATGATTTCGCCGTGGAGGACATCCTCAAGGCAGCGGAGAAGGACAACCAGGGTCTCCGCTCGCTGGTAGTGGAATGCCTCAAAAGCGAGGTCTTCAGGACGAGATAG
- a CDS encoding DUF1552 domain-containing protein has translation MNRRRFILQSLGASLALPGLPSLMANPAGNSALQATKGAGAGANRFVAIGNLLGYQVKQLFPTTTGRSYEKTTLLEPLWDNRHQMTLFRGLDHGVKGGHFAVHSFLSGVLNSEAQNRPDGNVSIDQYLADEVGFATRFPSLTVGSEGGIHGGCQIAWTKSGVRVPPITGPAQLFEQLFISDPKERQVRRVQENHVQASILDSVLEDANRLSRQVNKEDKDKLDEYFTSVRDVEKRLELRKRWASQPKPAAPFEKPANRNTVEDLPLLYELIALALQTDSTRIATLEIGGDFLPQNLGIDKSYHGLSHHGNDPEAIAHLIALEKYQIEHFGKFLTRISKMQDGERSLLDSTTVLFGSGIGDANTHKNSDLPIILAGGGYSHGEFREVPRDGINKVPLCNLFVDIAQKMGVETDSFGSSTGRFS, from the coding sequence ATGAACCGCCGACGTTTCATCCTCCAGTCCCTCGGGGCGTCCCTCGCACTGCCGGGGCTGCCGTCGCTCATGGCAAATCCGGCGGGAAATTCCGCACTGCAGGCGACCAAGGGAGCCGGCGCCGGTGCGAACCGTTTCGTGGCGATCGGCAATCTGCTGGGCTATCAGGTAAAACAGCTTTTCCCGACCACCACGGGCCGCAGCTACGAGAAGACGACGCTGCTGGAACCGCTGTGGGACAACCGCCACCAGATGACCCTGTTCCGGGGTCTGGACCACGGCGTGAAGGGCGGACACTTCGCGGTGCACTCCTTCCTCTCCGGCGTGCTGAACTCCGAGGCGCAGAACCGCCCGGATGGAAACGTCAGCATCGACCAATACCTCGCGGATGAGGTGGGCTTCGCTACCCGCTTCCCGTCGCTGACGGTCGGCTCCGAAGGCGGGATCCACGGTGGCTGCCAGATCGCATGGACGAAATCCGGCGTGCGGGTGCCGCCGATCACCGGTCCCGCCCAGCTTTTCGAGCAGCTTTTCATCAGCGACCCGAAGGAGCGGCAGGTGCGCCGCGTGCAGGAGAACCACGTGCAGGCCTCCATTCTGGACTCCGTGCTCGAGGATGCGAACCGCCTCTCCCGCCAGGTGAACAAGGAGGACAAGGACAAGCTGGACGAGTATTTCACCTCCGTCCGCGATGTGGAGAAGCGCCTGGAACTGCGCAAGCGCTGGGCCAGCCAGCCGAAGCCCGCGGCCCCTTTCGAGAAGCCGGCGAACCGCAACACGGTGGAGGATCTGCCGCTGTTGTATGAACTGATCGCGCTGGCGCTGCAGACGGACTCCACCCGCATCGCCACGCTGGAGATCGGTGGGGACTTCCTGCCGCAGAACCTGGGCATCGACAAATCCTACCACGGCCTGTCCCACCACGGAAACGATCCGGAGGCCATCGCCCACCTGATCGCGCTGGAGAAATACCAGATCGAGCACTTCGGCAAGTTCCTCACCCGCATCTCGAAGATGCAGGACGGGGAGCGGTCGCTGCTGGACTCCACGACGGTGCTTTTCGGCAGCGGCATCGGCGACGCGAACACGCACAAGAACTCCGACCTGCCCATCATCCTGGCGGGTGGCGGCTACAGCCACGGCGAGTTCCGCGAGGTGCCGCGCGACGGCATCAACAAGGTGCCGCTCTGCAACCTCTTCGTGGACATCGCGCAGAAGATGGGCGTGGAGACGGATTCGTTCGGCAGCAGCACCGGCCGCTTCTCCTGA
- the bioA gene encoding adenosylmethionine--8-amino-7-oxononanoate transaminase produces MRDDTARWLHFDKTHCWHPFTRQAEWCAPESEPVVITHGEGVWLHDSEGRRYIDGNSSIWTNIHGHNHPELNAAISAQLGKISHSSFLGFTHPLAAELAEKLAALFPAGSLERVFFSDDGSTAIECALKMSLQAQRQSGAPERTHFIAFHDAYHGDTLGASSLGGVARFQTRAHGFPAIHLSATEDLASVDAGNVAAVIIEPLIQGVNEMRPWPPGMLRTLREWCSANGVHLILDEVMTGFGRTGRMFACQHEDVIPDFLCLAKGLTGGYLPLAATLTTEQIYSTFLGEAEKAFYYGHSYTANPLGCAAALASLELFARENTLENLQPKIRQLIERLTEMKSRHPVIHDIRQCGFVAGIELRQPDGGRFPREARTGEAVCREAAKHGLLTRPILDTIVLMPPLGITPEELDFAISALGAAISSTIG; encoded by the coding sequence ATGCGCGACGACACCGCCCGCTGGCTCCATTTCGACAAGACGCATTGCTGGCACCCGTTCACCCGCCAGGCGGAATGGTGCGCGCCGGAGAGTGAGCCGGTGGTCATCACCCACGGGGAGGGCGTGTGGCTGCATGATTCCGAGGGCAGGCGCTACATCGACGGGAACTCCTCCATCTGGACGAACATCCACGGCCACAACCACCCGGAGCTGAATGCGGCCATTTCCGCGCAGCTCGGGAAAATTTCCCACTCGTCCTTCCTGGGCTTCACCCATCCCTTGGCGGCGGAACTGGCGGAAAAGCTGGCAGCACTTTTTCCCGCTGGCTCGCTCGAACGGGTCTTTTTCTCCGACGACGGATCCACCGCCATCGAGTGCGCGTTGAAAATGTCCCTCCAGGCACAACGCCAGTCCGGCGCACCGGAAAGGACGCACTTCATCGCCTTCCACGATGCGTATCACGGTGACACCCTCGGGGCCTCCTCGCTCGGTGGGGTGGCACGGTTCCAGACACGGGCGCATGGCTTTCCGGCCATCCACCTTTCCGCCACGGAGGATCTCGCGTCGGTGGATGCCGGGAACGTGGCAGCGGTGATCATCGAGCCGCTGATCCAGGGCGTGAACGAGATGCGCCCCTGGCCGCCGGGCATGCTCCGCACGCTGCGGGAGTGGTGTTCCGCCAATGGCGTGCATCTCATCCTCGACGAGGTGATGACCGGCTTCGGCCGCACGGGCCGCATGTTCGCCTGCCAGCATGAGGACGTCATCCCGGACTTCCTGTGCCTCGCCAAGGGCCTGACCGGCGGCTACCTGCCGCTGGCCGCCACGCTCACCACGGAGCAGATCTACTCCACCTTCCTCGGCGAAGCGGAAAAGGCCTTCTACTATGGCCACAGTTACACCGCGAATCCGCTGGGCTGCGCCGCCGCGCTGGCATCGCTGGAGCTGTTCGCACGGGAGAACACCCTGGAAAACCTCCAGCCGAAGATCCGCCAACTGATCGAACGGCTCACTGAAATGAAATCCCGCCACCCGGTCATCCACGACATCCGGCAATGCGGCTTCGTCGCCGGGATCGAGCTGCGCCAGCCTGACGGCGGACGCTTCCCCCGCGAGGCCAGAACCGGCGAGGCCGTCTGCCGCGAAGCCGCGAAACACGGCCTGCTCACCCGCCCCATCCTCGACACCATCGTCCTCATGCCCCCGCTCGGCATCACCCCGGAGGAACTGGATTTCGCCATCTCCGCCCTCGGTGCCGCGATTTCATCCACCATCGGATGA
- a CDS encoding peptide chain release factor 3: MSISAYATPSPPLEREVKRRRSFAIISHPDAGKTTLTEKFLLYGGALNLAGSVTARKNQRATTSDWMELEKQRGISVSSTVLQFEYKDCVVNILDTPGHKDFSEDTYRVLTAVDAAVMVVDAGKGIESQTRKLFEVCRRRGVPIFTFMNKLDRPARPSLDLLDELESVLGIAAYPLNWPLGDGPRFKGVYDREHKQVHLFERTVHGAYRAPVSVKGIEDESVKNAMDEKTYQQVCDELELLEGAGADFDISAVLAGELTPVFFGSAANNFGVQLLLDRFLELSPPPLVKETENGPINPASEKFSAFVFKIQANMNPKHRDRVAFIRIVSGKFERDMNVLNTRSGEKMRLSNSQRLFARDRETVDDAFAGDVVGLVGNHDLLIGDTLAESKQVVFDEIPRFAPECFSWLHNKSTAKYKRFRDGLAQLLKEGVASEFTLLEQSGSQIPLLGAVGPLQFEVLQHRLEGEYAAETRLEQADWSIARWLKPKEGDPLAPEARPSLSLGTTLARDSNGWLVALLPSEWAFKTFADKNEDWIISEQPFPPPVSA; this comes from the coding sequence ATGTCCATCTCCGCCTACGCCACTCCTTCGCCCCCGCTCGAGCGGGAGGTGAAACGCCGCCGTTCCTTCGCGATCATTTCGCACCCGGACGCGGGCAAGACCACGCTCACGGAAAAGTTCCTCCTCTACGGTGGCGCCCTCAATCTGGCGGGTTCCGTCACCGCGCGGAAAAACCAGCGGGCCACCACCTCCGACTGGATGGAGCTGGAGAAGCAGCGGGGTATCTCCGTTTCCTCCACCGTCCTCCAGTTCGAATACAAGGACTGCGTGGTGAACATCCTGGACACGCCGGGGCACAAGGACTTCTCGGAGGACACCTACCGGGTGCTCACCGCCGTGGACGCCGCGGTCATGGTGGTGGATGCGGGTAAGGGTATCGAAAGCCAGACACGCAAACTGTTCGAGGTCTGCCGCCGCCGTGGCGTGCCGATCTTCACCTTCATGAACAAGCTGGACCGTCCGGCCCGGCCATCGCTCGACCTGCTGGACGAGCTGGAGAGCGTGCTCGGCATCGCCGCCTATCCGCTCAACTGGCCGCTCGGTGACGGCCCCCGTTTCAAGGGCGTCTATGACCGCGAGCACAAGCAGGTCCACCTGTTCGAGCGGACCGTCCACGGCGCCTACCGCGCTCCGGTGAGCGTGAAGGGCATCGAGGACGAGAGCGTGAAGAACGCCATGGATGAGAAGACCTACCAGCAGGTCTGCGATGAGCTGGAACTGCTGGAAGGCGCCGGTGCCGACTTCGACATCTCCGCCGTGCTGGCCGGGGAACTCACGCCCGTCTTCTTCGGCTCCGCCGCGAACAACTTCGGTGTCCAGCTCCTGCTCGACCGCTTCCTGGAACTTTCCCCGCCGCCGCTGGTGAAGGAAACCGAGAACGGCCCGATCAACCCCGCCTCGGAAAAATTCTCCGCCTTCGTCTTCAAGATCCAGGCGAACATGAACCCGAAGCACCGCGACCGCGTCGCCTTCATCCGCATCGTCTCCGGAAAGTTCGAGCGCGACATGAACGTGCTCAACACCCGCAGCGGGGAAAAGATGCGCCTTTCCAACTCCCAGCGCCTCTTCGCCCGGGACCGGGAAACGGTGGACGATGCCTTCGCCGGGGATGTCGTCGGCCTCGTCGGCAACCACGACCTGCTCATCGGCGACACGCTCGCGGAGAGCAAGCAGGTCGTCTTCGATGAGATCCCGCGTTTCGCCCCGGAGTGCTTCTCCTGGCTGCACAACAAGAGCACCGCGAAATACAAGCGCTTCCGTGATGGTCTGGCCCAGCTTCTCAAGGAAGGAGTCGCCAGCGAGTTCACCCTGCTGGAGCAGAGCGGTTCACAGATCCCACTGCTGGGTGCCGTGGGTCCGCTCCAGTTCGAGGTGCTCCAGCACCGCCTGGAGGGGGAATATGCCGCCGAAACCCGCCTGGAGCAGGCGGATTGGTCCATCGCCCGCTGGCTGAAGCCGAAGGAAGGCGACCCGCTGGCACCGGAGGCGCGTCCATCGCTCTCGCTCGGCACCACGCTGGCCCGGGATTCCAACGGCTGGCTCGTCGCCCTGCTTCCCAGCGAGTGGGCGTTCAAGACCTTCGCCGACAAGAACGAGGACTGGATCATTTCGGAACAGCCGTTCCCGCCGCCGGTGTCCGCCTGA